From the Oncorhynchus nerka isolate Pitt River linkage group LG28, Oner_Uvic_2.0, whole genome shotgun sequence genome, one window contains:
- the LOC115112812 gene encoding neuronal acetylcholine receptor subunit alpha-3-like, which produces MSQLVKVDEVNQIMETNLWLRHIWNDYKLRWDPKNFGGVEFIRVPSSRIWKPDIVLYNNAVGDFQVDDKTKALLRYNGDVTWIPPAIFKSSCKIDVTYFPFDYQNCTMKFGSWTYDKAKIDLVLIGSTINLHDFWESGEWTIINAPGYKHDIKYNCCEEIYTDITYSLYIRRLPLFYTINMIIPCLLISFLTVLVFYLPSDCGEKITLCISVLLSLTVFLLVITETIPSTSLVIPLIGEYLLFTMIFVTLSIVITVFVLNVHYRTPKTHTMPCWVRSVFLGLLPRVMFMTRPERDPERLPEPGGVVQQLMPPASRPCVVHTTGTLQGQQKPQALVSTVAASVLPSLAQRQRLFISTELTNLNNLSLGGGGDSVNAGSSFLCREGRCNCCWRQRSTKLPTETGGGGGGVGSIGTHSGGGAAGIGVVCGGGGSSCSSSESLDGRLMTLSPHFSPEVREAMESVKYIAENMRIQNEAKEVQDDWKYVAMVIDRIFLWVFILVCILGTAGLFIQPLLLFDM; this is translated from the exons ATGTCCCAGCTGGTCaaagtg GATGAAGTTAACCAGATTATGGAAACAAACCTGTGGCTGAGACAT ATCTGGAATGACTACAAACTGAGGTGGGATCCCAAAAACTTTGGAGGAGTGGAGTTCATTCGAGTGCCTTCTAGCAGGATATGGAAGCCAGATATCGTGCTGTACAATAA TGCAGTAGGAGATTTCCAGGTGGACGATAAGACCAAGGCCCTGCTTCGCTACAATGGGGATGTGACCTGGATCCCTCCGGCCATCTTCAAGAGCTCTTGCAAGATCGATGTCACCTACTTCCCCTTCGACTACCAGAACTGCACCATGAAGTTTGGCTCCTGGACGTACGACAAGGCCAAGATAGACCTAGTTCTGATTGGCTCCACCATCAACCTCCATGACTTCTGGGAGAGTGGCGAGTGGACGATCATCAACGCCCCGGGTTACAAACACGACATCAAGTACAACTGCTGTGAGGAGATCTACACAGACATCACCTACTCCCTGTACATCAGACGGCTGCCTCTCTTCTACACCATCAACATGATCATCCCTTGTCTGCTCATCTCCTTTCTCACTGTGCTGGTCTTCTACCTGCCTTCTGACTGTGGGGAGAAGATCACCCTCTGTATCtccgtcctcctctccctcaccgtGTTCCTCCTGGTCATCACCGAAACCATCCCGTCTACGTCTCTGGTCATCCCCCTCATCGGGGAGTACCTCCTCTTCACCATGATCTTCGTCACCCTCTCCATTGTCATCACTGTGTTCGTGCTGAACGTGCACTACCGCACGCCCAAGACCCACACCATGCCGTGCTGGGTGCGCAGCGTCTTCCTGGGGCTTCTACCCAGGGTCATGTTCATGACCCGGCCGGAGAGGGACCCTGAGAGGCTGCCTGAGCCTGGGGGGGTTGTTCAGCAGCTGATGCCCCCAGCCTCGCGGCCCTGTGTGGTCCACACCACAGGAACCCTGCAGGGGCAGCAGAAGCCCCAGGCCCTGGTCTCCACCGTGGCTGCCAGTGTGCTCCCAAGCCTGGCCCAGCGACAGCGCCTCTTCATCAGCACGGAGCTCACCAACCTCAATAACCTTagccttggtggtggtggtgactcgGTCAATGCGGGCTCCAGCTTCCTGTGTCGCGAGGGCCGCTGCAACTGCTGCTGGCGCCAGAGGTCCACCAAGCTGCCCACTGAGACGGGAGGAGGGGGTGGCGGGGTGGGGAGCATCGGGACCCACAGTGGAGGAGGGGCTGCTGGGATTGGGGTGGTCTGTGGAGGCGGTGGAAGCTCCTGCTCCAGCTCAGAGTCTTTGGATGGCAGGCTGATGACCCTGTCCCCTCACTTCTCACCGGAGGTCAGGGAGGCCATGGAAAGTGTCAAGTACATCGCCGAAAACATGAGAATACAGAACGAAGCCAAGGAG GTCCAGGACGACTGGAAGTATGTTGCCATGGTGATCGACAGGATATTCCTGTGGGTGTTCATCTTGGTGTGTATCCTGGGGACCGCTGGGCTCTTTATCCAGCCCCTCTTATTGTTCGATATGTGA